In the Cylindrospermopsis raciborskii Cr2010 genome, ATAATCATCTAAGGTAGAAACCTCTCCTAACTATGTATTTACTTTTCCAAACTTTAGCCTCCTTTGTGGAAATTTATAGCTACGTGCTAATTGTCAGAGTTCTGCTAACCTGGTTCCCACAAATTAACTGGTACAATCAGCCATTTGCTGCATTAAGTCAGGTTAGTGACCCCTATCTCAATCTGTTCCGCAATATCATTCCTTCCCTGGGAGGTATTGATATTTCGCCTATTTTGGCCTTCTTGGTGCTTAATATAGTCTCCAGTTTGTTGGAGAACCTTAGTAGTGCAACTTCTTTAGGGGGATTTTAGACCTAAGTAGGGAGGCACAATTATTTGTAGGATGGGTCGAGGAACGAGACCCATGCAGGCGTTGGGTTTCATACTTCAACCCAACCTACGTTCACCTTATATTTATACTTACACTCGGAAAACTAGGAAATACCTTGAGAACTTTCTAGCGAATACCTTTACCTGTGGGTATGATTTAAACAGGTATTAGTATCTATTTTCGGATCATGGCGCTAAATCCTGATGCTTTAAACTGTTTCAACTTGAGTGGAGTTGGTTGATTAGCTGGTACGGAAATTCTTAACTCAAAATTACTGATACCGGGTGGTACTTGGGCAATTGACCCCAAGCGGGAGCGATTTTGTAAGATGGGGTCATTATTCGCATCATAGATTCTACCATATACGTCAGCATCATAAACAGTTTTGTAAGTGCCATTTTGTGCCTTACCTGTGATGATAAAACAGTTAGCGAATCTGGAACTACCACTGACTACAGCACCTTGAGCTAGGTCTGAAGGACAATCTTGATAGGATAAATCGAATAGTTTAATACTAGTTAATGCTAAAGCTGATGGAGTAATTATCAATCCAAGAAAACTAGTTAAACAAACAAAAAAGACTAGGATAACTGATTTTAAACGCATAAACACACCTTGTATAAATCACTATTACTCACTCTTTAACTTTAGTGCTTCCGTCGTTGACACTCCCTCACCTTGAGAACCAAAATAGGATATAGTCAGAGCAGCTTCACCTCTGGTCACAGCTTTTTTAGGCTGAAATAGGGTTGTATATCCAAAAACCCTTCTAATATTTGATTGTTCCCCATTTTGAAAGTCAGCTAGGACTGGTCTAAGAGCTTTTAGGTCAATCTTTGCTGTATCCTGAAAGCCCCAGGTTTGCTTGACCGCTTCCGTACTAGCATTGGGGAGAGATTGACGAGTGTCTAAGGGAACTTTCCACATTAGGAGGTTTTCCCTGGTTAGAGGTGCATCGGGACGAAACAAGAGTTCCGTTGCATCTCCTGAGAGAGGACTGGCAATTAGTCCAGCTTCTGCTAAACCCTGAATAAAGGGAAAATCA is a window encoding:
- a CDS encoding YggT family protein, giving the protein MYLLFQTLASFVEIYSYVLIVRVLLTWFPQINWYNQPFAALSQVSDPYLNLFRNIIPSLGGIDISPILAFLVLNIVSSLLENLSSATSLGGF